The DNA region GATAGATCGCGGAAATCGGTAGTGGATGGGACCTGTACTCGGATCCCTTGGGCCGTGGATCTGGCCGATGTGTAATTGATTCTGCGCTCCGCGCAGAATTTggacacttcggtccatttCGATTTGTCCTGTATGTACAGGGGGGGGGGGGCTTTCAGCTTCCTAGCTGATGACGTAGGCGTGGCCGGTGAGAGGGCCATGGGGCTGTCCGGTCGGCTGCTCGGACCAGCTATAGCCGACGGTTGGATTGGGCGGGCCGCACGAGGGGCCATCGGTGACGAGGGGGGAGAGGGGGAGGCCGGAGAGTCAGCCATTGGACTGGCCGGAGAGTCAGCCATAGGGCTGACCGGCCTAGATGGACGGGGGGAAGGCGGTCTGTAAACCGCTTGAAGTGGCTGAGGGGGGGGGAGGGGGAGAGGGGGGAGAGGCCTTAGGGGCTTTCGACCCCTTCGATCTCTTCCCCTTCCTCCTCTTGCCCCTCTCTACTAATTGAAACTCGTCCTCGGATGACGAGTTTCCACTCGTGGTGAGTGGGGATCGGGAGCGTGAGCCGGAGCGGGAGCGGGCGCCCGCGTCGGATAGAGCGTTGAGCGGCTTCGCGTGTTCCGGGCCTTTATTTATACACGACGCGACGGAGAgctcggcgggcggcggcggggaATTCTATCCGGAGTGAGCGGGGAGAGGTGAAGCGTTCGTTATGGGTTGATTTTAGGCATTTAAtctatgatttttatgattgacATAGTACACGGTGTACATGGTGTTATACAccctgtatgttttttttttttttttctgtattaatTCATTAATCCATTAAGGGGGTATCATAACTTTGATAATAGTAAcctaataaatgaatgaaaatatatcttaagaataaaaataaaaagtatatatacatatatattacatgCTTTTTAtccatctatctatctatctatctatttatatatatatatatataggactgtgatatatataataatgtaagcagcttaaattttgacaaaataaattcatacagAGTGTTTTCCAAAACCTTATCCCGGGGGCATCGTCATGACGCTACTATAgtaggtattaaattaaattacatgaaaggtaggtaggtaggtaggtaggtaggtaggtaggtaggtatgtatgtatgtatttatttatttatttatttttggatgtatatgtatgtatgtatgtatgtatgtatgtatgtatgtatgtatgtacttacgtacgtacgtacgtaaGTAAGTacgtagatagatagatagttagttagttagttagttagttagttagttagttagtacAAAGATGAATGTGTGTTGTTGCTACGTTTTTAAGACACGTCCGATGTAAAGAAACATTTTCAACTGTCAGAATCATATGTGGCCCTGAAAAGGGCCTTTTTAGTGTGAGCGCGCACCGCCGGTCAACCGTTGATCAAGCGCGGGACACCTTAAGCACGTTCGCCTCTGATCCTGCGAGCGAGCTGAATGTCCTTTGGCATGATGGTGACACGCTTGGCGTGGATAGCGCACAAGTTGGTGTCCTCGAAGAGACCGACGAGGTAAGCCTCGCTGGCCTCCTGAAGTGCCATAACAGCGGAGCTCTGGAAGCGGAGATCGGTCTTGAAGTCCTGGGCGATTTCACGCACGAGACGCTGGAAAGGCAGCTTGCGGATCAACAGCTCTGTACTCTTCTGGTAACGACGGATCTCACGGAGAGCCACAGTGCCGGGCCTGTAGCGATGGGGCTTCTTCACTCCGCCGGTGGCCGGTGCGCTCTTGCGCGCCGCCTTGGTGGCGAGCTGCTTCCTCGGCGCCTTACCGCCGGTGGATTTGCGAGCGGTCTGCTTAGTACGTGCCATTATTAGACAATACAACAGCGAACTGACTGTACAAACACAACAATAATGACGAGAAAACTGATCGTGAACGAGCGGACCTCTACGGTTCGAACGTGCGTGAGAGAATAAAAATCCAGAAGCGATCGTCGCCTCTATTTATACTGTACGTACTGTACTGGGTGACTGAGCGAGCGACTAGCGCCCTCTGTCTCTGTCTGGCGCGAAAATTTCCGAAATCAACAAAacgttaaaaaagaaaaagaagttgtattttataatttttatcctATTcggatttatttatatacttatttattgtatatataatatatatacagtattatattttttatattattcgtcTATGTTGTTGTTAGTATGTATTTTATGATAACTGTGTAACGTTAGGAAGAAAATAATGCTATAGGTGCAGAtctatacataatatgtatcaCACAGGCAGTATGGTTTTATAGGGAGGTAgggtatattatttatgtatttatatacgTTCGTTTGTTTAATATCGAATTTTGACTTTGTCCGTCCGTGTAAAAACtcttcattcatttatttatttatttgcaacatCATTTTTCAATGGAATACGTAAGTACTAGGTGTCTGTGTATCGCAATATTGATCATGTATCtataataatagtattattCTGTACTCCTATCTGTTATATTGCCTATACTTTGTTGTATGTCTAGCTGCGAaaatttgtttgtgtgtatgcGATATACTCAATATACctcttatatatttattaggcAGTAGTAATATACTGTGTGTAAATAAACTACGTTTTGACGAGCATCTGATTCAAGAAACGTGAAATTATCATCTTTCACATGATTACATTTGTGGCCCTGAAAAGGgccttttgttttgttatccAGCCATCCCCTGTGGCGGTGCGGCGGTGCGGTGCAGTCGGTGCGTGCGTGCTCGTGGCCAGATTTTCGACGTGGCGGCGGTTCGTGGCGTCTGGTGGCGTGGTTATCGAAATGCATCTCGATAAGCGCCCGTGCGTGTGCGCGTACGtacataataaataggtaagtaagaTACCTATGTGTATATATATACGTAAACCCACACGACGACGCAATCGATCAACACTCGCATAAAACACCATGGCGCACACACCCGGAACACACGCGAACAACAAACACTGGCTCGGCGACACGACACGACACGGCGACGTCGTCCACAAACGCGGCGGTCACGAGGAGGCGTCGGCGGCTGCTTTCGCTAGCTGCCGGCCGCTCATTTAGAGCTGGTGTACTTGGTGACGGCCTTGGTGCCTTCACTGACGGCGTGCT from Helicoverpa zea isolate HzStark_Cry1AcR chromosome 29, ilHelZeax1.1, whole genome shotgun sequence includes:
- the LOC124644181 gene encoding histone H3, with amino-acid sequence MARTKQTARKSTGGKAPRKQLATKAARKSAPATGGVKKPHRYRPGTVALREIRRYQKSTELLIRKLPFQRLVREIAQDFKTDLRFQSSAVMALQEASEAYLVGLFEDTNLCAIHAKRVTIMPKDIQLARRIRGERA